A DNA window from Actinomadura coerulea contains the following coding sequences:
- a CDS encoding MGDG synthase family glycosyltransferase, which yields MGKRLLILSAAMGAGHDAVAGELARRIAPRGVEVCVVDVLDLVPLRLGHGLRRMYGAMLRGAPWLYEWVYQEFFVAPGPPPASPLTVLIARGLERRTGELPPDAVVSTFHVAAQAAGWMRLRGRLEAPSLVLVTDFAAHRMWAHPGNDRYLCPDEASARAVAERTGRPAARVAPVVRPGFRRAGDGGRLRRAVGARPGERIVLVSAGAWGIGGVTETARGLAASGRYVPVVLCGRNGRLRARLREDGIGHALGWRDDMPALMPGAYALVDNAAGQTCREAFACGLPVVSHRPIPGHGRDGAEAMARAGLSALARSPAELLEILDGLGGERARRARQRRVDLLFDAAQADHVIRAALG from the coding sequence ATGGGCAAACGACTCCTCATCCTCTCGGCCGCGATGGGGGCGGGCCATGACGCCGTCGCCGGGGAGCTGGCGCGCCGGATCGCGCCGCGGGGCGTGGAGGTGTGCGTCGTCGACGTGCTGGACCTGGTGCCGCTGCGCCTCGGGCACGGACTCCGGCGGATGTACGGGGCGATGCTCCGCGGGGCGCCGTGGCTGTACGAGTGGGTCTACCAGGAGTTCTTCGTGGCGCCGGGCCCGCCGCCGGCCTCGCCGCTCACCGTCCTGATCGCCAGGGGGCTGGAGCGGCGGACGGGGGAGCTGCCGCCGGACGCGGTGGTGTCCACCTTCCATGTCGCGGCGCAGGCCGCGGGGTGGATGCGCCTGCGCGGGCGGCTGGAGGCGCCGTCGCTCGTGCTGGTGACCGACTTCGCCGCCCACCGGATGTGGGCCCACCCGGGCAACGACCGCTACCTGTGCCCGGACGAGGCCTCGGCGCGCGCGGTCGCGGAGCGGACGGGACGTCCGGCCGCCCGCGTGGCGCCCGTGGTGCGGCCCGGGTTCCGGCGCGCCGGCGACGGCGGACGGCTGCGCCGCGCGGTCGGCGCGCGGCCCGGGGAGCGGATCGTGCTGGTCTCCGCGGGCGCCTGGGGCATCGGCGGGGTGACCGAGACGGCCCGCGGGCTCGCGGCGTCCGGCCGGTACGTGCCGGTCGTGCTGTGCGGGCGGAACGGGCGGCTGCGCGCCCGGCTCCGCGAGGACGGGATCGGGCACGCCCTCGGCTGGCGGGACGACATGCCCGCCCTGATGCCGGGCGCGTACGCCCTGGTCGACAACGCGGCGGGGCAGACGTGCCGGGAGGCGTTCGCGTGCGGGCTGCCGGTCGTCTCCCACCGCCCCATCCCCGGCCACGGACGCGACGGAGCCGAGGCGATGGCGCGGGCGGGCCTGAGCGCCCTCGCGCGGTCGCCCGCCGAACTCCTCGAGATCCTGGACGGGCTCGGGGGCGAGCGGGCGCGCAGGGCCCGGCAACGCCGGGTGGACCTGCTGTTCGACGCAGCTCAGGCCGACCACGTCATTCGCGCCGCGCTGGGGTGA
- a CDS encoding DMT family transporter, with the protein MIAVILGLLGGAANALASVLQRRAARGAPEADAFKPSLILDLLRQPLWLGGVGALIAAFALQAAALSMAGLALVQPLLASELPFTMILIAWFPPRGLRQVPWTGVVVLTVGLAALLVAASPSEGLGTPGAGEWIIATAATVGCAAALVAAAWSIRGPFRGVLLGVTTSLGFALTAAFMRTATRAFSDGFVAVLTSWELYAMAVAGTASLFLLQNALQSGSLVAVQPALTVTDPAASILLGVGLFDESIRTGPWIAAEVLGIVLILLGSAVIARSPLLHDERAVTPARRE; encoded by the coding sequence GTGATCGCCGTCATCCTCGGCCTGCTGGGCGGAGCCGCCAACGCCCTGGCCTCGGTGCTCCAGCGCCGGGCCGCCCGGGGCGCGCCCGAGGCCGACGCCTTCAAGCCGTCCCTCATCCTCGACCTGCTGCGGCAGCCGCTCTGGCTCGGCGGGGTGGGCGCTCTCATCGCCGCGTTCGCCCTGCAGGCCGCGGCGCTGTCGATGGCGGGCCTCGCGCTCGTCCAGCCGCTGCTGGCCTCCGAACTGCCGTTCACCATGATCCTCATCGCCTGGTTTCCGCCGCGCGGGCTGCGCCAGGTGCCGTGGACGGGCGTCGTCGTCCTCACCGTGGGCCTGGCCGCGCTGCTCGTCGCCGCCTCCCCCAGCGAGGGCCTGGGCACGCCGGGGGCCGGCGAGTGGATCATCGCGACGGCCGCCACGGTGGGATGCGCCGCCGCCCTGGTCGCGGCGGCGTGGTCCATCCGCGGACCCTTCCGCGGCGTGCTGCTGGGAGTGACGACGTCCCTGGGCTTCGCGCTGACGGCGGCGTTCATGAGGACGGCCACGCGCGCCTTCTCCGACGGGTTCGTCGCCGTCCTGACCTCCTGGGAGCTCTACGCGATGGCCGTGGCGGGGACGGCGAGCCTCTTCCTGCTCCAGAACGCGCTCCAGAGCGGCAGCCTGGTGGCGGTGCAGCCCGCCCTGACGGTCACGGACCCGGCCGCCAGCATCCTGCTGGGCGTCGGCCTCTTCGACGAGAGCATCCGGACCGGTCCGTGGATCGCCGCGGAGGTCCTGGGCATCGTGCTGATCCTGCTCGGCAGCGCCGTCATCGCCCGGTCCCCCCTGCTGCACGACGAGCGCGCCGTCACCCCAGCGCGGCGCGAATGA
- a CDS encoding polysaccharide deacetylase family protein — protein MSHLTRALAGVLLAHALPAATWLPPVRLLTPRLAGRGGARHVALTLDDGPDPRSTPLFLDELARLGCHATFFVLGAMLQRDPSLGRRIVADGHEIAVHGWHHGNALLARPGRVSAEVRRTVRLIEDVCGTTPAWYRPPYGVLTAEALFAAHRDDLRPVLWTAWGKDWTASATPRSVLATLSPGLDGGATLLLHDSDATSAPGAWKASLGALPGVVAACRATGLAVGPLRDHEVHSARTSPGHS, from the coding sequence ATGTCGCATCTGACGCGGGCTCTCGCCGGGGTCCTGCTGGCGCACGCCCTGCCCGCCGCGACCTGGCTTCCGCCCGTCCGCCTCCTGACGCCCCGCCTCGCCGGCCGCGGCGGGGCCCGCCATGTCGCGCTCACGCTGGACGACGGGCCCGACCCGCGCTCCACGCCCCTCTTCCTGGACGAGCTGGCCCGGCTCGGCTGCCATGCGACCTTCTTCGTCCTCGGCGCGATGCTCCAGCGCGACCCGTCCCTCGGCCGGCGCATCGTCGCCGACGGCCACGAGATCGCCGTCCATGGGTGGCACCACGGCAACGCCCTGTTGGCCCGCCCCGGCCGCGTCTCGGCCGAGGTGCGCCGCACCGTCCGCCTCATCGAGGACGTCTGCGGCACGACCCCCGCCTGGTACCGCCCCCCGTACGGTGTCCTCACCGCCGAAGCCCTCTTCGCGGCCCACCGCGACGATCTGAGGCCCGTTCTGTGGACGGCGTGGGGCAAGGACTGGACGGCATCCGCGACGCCCCGTTCGGTGCTGGCCACGCTTTCCCCGGGCCTGGACGGGGGCGCGACGCTCCTCCTGCACGACAGCGACGCCACCTCGGCGCCGGGCGCGTGGAAAGCGTCTCTCGGCGCCCTCCCCGGCGTGGTGGCGGCCTGCCGCGCCACCGGCCTGGCCGTCGGCCCGCTACGCGACCACGAGGTCCACTCCGCAAGGACGTCACCTGGTCACTCATAA
- a CDS encoding globin domain-containing protein: protein MLSTDHAETVRATLPAVAANGTAITGEFYAAMFAAHPELRHLFNQGNQANGEQRRALAGSVAAFAGHLVTERSSIPFQQILSRIAHKHASLGIRPEQYTIVGRHLMDAVAKVLGDAVTPQVHAAWSEVYWLFATLLIAEEARLYQDASCDPAAPFRPWHVTERRDEAEDTVSLVLAPADGGTVPAHRPGQYVSLAVTLPDGLRQPRQYTLSRAAGGTVQITLRRVRGDGAAPDGAVSTFLFEHVGAGDVVELSPPFGDVVVEDDDAPLVLVSAGIGITPVAAMIDHLAAERPDRPVLAVHADRSVRTHALRRQIAEAGARMTDFRQLTWYEDVDGSRDARPGRIEVARLPLPPKARVFMCGPIPFMREVRRGLAEAGVSDERVHYEVFGPDLWNTGG from the coding sequence ATGCTCTCGACCGACCACGCCGAGACCGTGCGGGCCACGCTGCCCGCCGTCGCCGCCAACGGCACCGCGATCACCGGCGAGTTCTACGCCGCGATGTTCGCCGCGCACCCCGAGCTGCGGCACCTGTTCAACCAGGGCAACCAGGCCAACGGCGAGCAGCGCCGCGCCCTGGCCGGCTCGGTGGCCGCGTTCGCCGGGCACCTGGTGACGGAGCGGTCGTCCATTCCCTTCCAGCAGATCCTCTCGCGGATCGCGCACAAGCACGCCTCGCTCGGCATCCGCCCCGAGCAGTACACGATCGTGGGCCGGCACCTGATGGACGCGGTCGCCAAGGTGCTCGGCGACGCGGTGACGCCGCAGGTGCACGCGGCCTGGTCCGAGGTGTACTGGCTCTTCGCGACGCTGCTGATCGCGGAGGAGGCCCGCCTGTACCAGGACGCCTCCTGCGACCCGGCGGCGCCGTTCCGGCCGTGGCACGTCACCGAGCGGCGGGACGAGGCCGAGGACACCGTCTCCCTCGTTCTCGCCCCCGCCGACGGCGGCACGGTGCCCGCGCACCGGCCGGGCCAGTACGTCTCCCTCGCGGTCACGCTGCCGGACGGGTTGCGCCAGCCCCGCCAGTACACGCTGTCGCGAGCGGCCGGGGGCACCGTGCAGATCACGCTGCGGCGGGTGCGGGGCGACGGCGCGGCCCCCGACGGCGCCGTCTCGACGTTCCTGTTCGAGCACGTCGGCGCCGGCGACGTGGTGGAGCTCTCCCCGCCCTTCGGTGACGTGGTGGTGGAGGACGACGACGCCCCTCTCGTCCTGGTCAGCGCGGGGATCGGCATCACCCCGGTCGCCGCGATGATCGACCACCTGGCCGCCGAGCGGCCGGACCGCCCCGTCCTCGCCGTGCACGCCGACCGGAGCGTCCGCACCCACGCCCTGCGGCGCCAGATCGCGGAGGCGGGCGCCAGGATGACCGACTTCCGGCAGCTGACCTGGTACGAGGACGTGGACGGGAGCCGGGACGCCAGGCCAGGCCGGATCGAGGTCGCTCGGCTGCCGCTGCCGCCCAAGGCCCGTGTCTTCATGTGCGGTCCGATCCCGTTCATGCGCGAGGTCCGGCGCGGACTGGCCGAAGCCGGAGTCTCGGACGAACGCGTCCACTACGAGGTCTTCGGGCCCGACCTGTGGAACACAGGCGGCTGA
- a CDS encoding response regulator, with amino-acid sequence MTRVLLVEDEEQLVRALRINLRTRGYEVDTAPDGRTALDLAARHRPDVVVLDLGLPDMDGVEVIQGLRGWLNAPIIVLSARHASQEKVRALDTGADDYVTKPFGMDELLARLRAAVRRAAPAEQASAVVETAAFTIDLGAKRVTRAGQEIRLTPTEWNILEVLVRNTGALVGQRQLLQEVWGPAYDKETNYLRVYLAHLRRKLEPDPSRPRHLITEPGMGYRFEP; translated from the coding sequence GTGACCCGCGTCCTCCTCGTCGAGGACGAGGAGCAGCTCGTCCGGGCCCTGCGGATCAACCTGAGGACGCGCGGCTACGAGGTGGACACCGCGCCCGACGGCCGCACCGCCCTGGACCTGGCCGCCCGGCACCGGCCGGACGTGGTGGTGCTCGACCTCGGGCTGCCGGACATGGACGGGGTCGAGGTGATCCAGGGGCTGCGCGGCTGGCTGAACGCCCCCATCATCGTCCTCTCCGCGCGGCACGCCTCCCAGGAGAAGGTCCGGGCCCTGGACACCGGGGCCGACGACTACGTCACCAAGCCGTTCGGCATGGACGAGCTCCTGGCCCGGCTGCGCGCGGCCGTCCGGCGGGCCGCCCCTGCGGAGCAGGCCTCCGCCGTGGTGGAGACGGCGGCCTTCACGATCGACCTGGGGGCCAAGCGGGTGACGCGGGCGGGGCAGGAGATCCGCCTGACCCCCACCGAGTGGAACATCCTGGAGGTCCTGGTCCGCAACACCGGCGCCCTCGTCGGCCAGCGGCAGCTCCTCCAGGAGGTGTGGGGCCCCGCCTACGACAAGGAGACGAACTACCTGCGCGTCTACCTCGCCCACCTGCGCCGCAAGCTGGAGCCGGACCCGTCCCGCCCCCGGCACCTGATCACCGAGCCGGGCATGGGCTACCGCTTCGAGCCCTGA
- a CDS encoding polyprenyl synthetase family protein: protein MADLRTRVDRALEEFVEAETAELLALDGELAPVADQLRISVGGGKRIRPAFCYWGWRAAGQPDTDAVVRAAAALELVHAAAIVHDDVIDRSPMRRGRPSAHERLGDALAIMVGDLLVAWAAELFHSCGLPRTFLGRAMPLWTAMGRELVAGECLEILRTGAAPDVARSLAIVRFKTGSYTVEGPLRIGAVLGGAAAPTLDALAAYARPLGEAFQLRDDLWGVFGDPGRTGKSSLDDLAGRKPTALLALTLTDAAEPDRRRLRDLLDGPLTPDGAAEIREIMLRARAPARVRQMIDERAHAAHAALAGTRPDAADALARLICEVTADD, encoded by the coding sequence ATGGCTGACCTGCGGACCCGGGTCGACCGGGCGCTGGAGGAGTTCGTCGAGGCGGAGACCGCCGAGCTGCTGGCCCTGGACGGCGAGCTCGCGCCCGTCGCCGACCAGTTGCGGATCTCGGTCGGCGGCGGGAAGCGGATCCGCCCGGCGTTCTGCTACTGGGGGTGGCGCGCGGCGGGGCAGCCCGACACCGACGCCGTGGTCCGCGCGGCGGCGGCGCTGGAACTGGTGCACGCCGCGGCGATCGTCCACGACGACGTCATCGACCGCAGCCCGATGCGGCGCGGGCGGCCGAGCGCGCACGAGCGGCTCGGCGACGCCCTCGCCATCATGGTCGGCGACCTGCTGGTGGCGTGGGCCGCGGAGCTGTTCCACTCCTGCGGCCTGCCGCGCACCTTCCTCGGCCGGGCGATGCCGCTGTGGACGGCGATGGGGCGCGAGCTCGTGGCGGGCGAGTGCCTGGAGATCCTGCGGACCGGGGCGGCGCCGGACGTGGCCCGGTCGCTGGCGATCGTGCGGTTCAAGACCGGCTCCTACACCGTCGAGGGGCCCCTGCGGATCGGCGCGGTGCTGGGCGGGGCCGCCGCGCCGACCCTGGACGCGCTGGCCGCCTACGCCCGTCCGCTCGGAGAGGCCTTCCAGTTGCGGGACGACCTGTGGGGCGTGTTCGGCGACCCGGGCCGGACGGGCAAGTCGTCCCTGGACGACCTGGCGGGCCGCAAGCCCACCGCCCTGCTCGCGCTGACCCTGACCGACGCCGCCGAGCCCGACCGCCGGCGCCTGCGGGACCTGCTGGACGGACCGCTCACCCCGGACGGCGCCGCGGAGATCCGGGAGATCATGCTCCGCGCCCGGGCGCCGGCCCGCGTCCGGCAGATGATCGACGAGCGCGCGCACGCCGCGCACGCGGCCCTCGCCGGCACCCGGCCGGACGCCGCCGACGCCCTGGCCCGACTGATCTGCGAGGTGACCGCCGATGACTGA
- a CDS encoding DMT family transporter, translating into MSLLGMGVAVVAACLIGLGFVAQQHAAFQEPLGRILHPRLLLDLLHSRLWLAGIALMVAGQLVFAFALDLVGVSQATPVLTVNLVFALIAAHVIYREPFGARALLGSLMLTGGVALFLGVGQPHGGAPPGTLSFRWLSGAVVLVLAALVGVAGGHRDLRVRAMLLASAAGLLFGLQDTLTRSVVLLFGTGVADAFRTWQPYGLVCIGALALLFAQSAFDAAPLRISLPASTAAEPLTAIALGVAIFGERIRLSPRDLALEALGLAGMVAGIVVLGRSPYLGKPGELASRDGGGGQ; encoded by the coding sequence ATGAGCCTTCTCGGGATGGGCGTCGCGGTGGTGGCGGCCTGCCTCATCGGCCTGGGGTTCGTGGCCCAGCAGCACGCGGCGTTCCAGGAGCCGTTGGGACGGATTCTGCATCCGCGCCTGCTGCTGGACCTGCTGCACAGCCGGCTGTGGCTGGCCGGCATAGCCCTGATGGTCGCCGGCCAGCTCGTCTTCGCGTTCGCGCTCGACCTCGTCGGCGTCTCCCAGGCCACGCCGGTGCTCACCGTCAACCTCGTCTTCGCTCTGATCGCCGCGCACGTGATCTACCGGGAGCCGTTCGGCGCCAGGGCGCTGCTGGGATCGCTGATGCTGACCGGCGGGGTGGCGCTGTTCCTCGGGGTCGGGCAGCCGCACGGAGGCGCACCGCCCGGCACGCTGTCGTTCCGCTGGTTGAGCGGAGCGGTCGTGCTGGTCCTCGCCGCGCTGGTCGGGGTGGCGGGAGGCCATCGGGACCTGCGCGTCCGCGCGATGCTGCTCGCCTCGGCCGCCGGGCTGCTGTTCGGGCTCCAGGACACGCTGACCCGCAGCGTCGTGCTGCTGTTCGGCACGGGCGTGGCCGACGCCTTCAGGACCTGGCAGCCCTACGGCCTGGTGTGCATCGGGGCGCTCGCCCTGCTCTTCGCGCAGAGCGCCTTCGACGCGGCGCCGCTGCGCATCTCGCTGCCCGCCAGCACGGCGGCCGAGCCGCTGACCGCGATCGCGCTGGGTGTCGCGATCTTCGGCGAGCGGATCCGGCTGTCCCCCCGTGACCTGGCCCTCGAGGCGCTGGGGCTGGCGGGCATGGTGGCGGGCATCGTCGTCCTCGGCCGGTCGCCGTATCTCGGCAAGCCGGGCGAGCTGGCGTCCCGGGACGGGGGCGGGGGCCAGTGA
- a CDS encoding alpha/beta hydrolase: MSRHVLEPAAQEFAEAAAKPPLLYERGVEGARKLLDDVQSGPVEMPEVQEKWLTVPAGAGDVRVRLVRPPDTPGTLPVVLYVHGGGWVLGNAGTHDRLVRELATGAGVAVAFVEYDRSPEARYPVAIEQAYAAAQWITGDGAAEGLDASRMAVAGDSVGGNMAAALAILAKRRRDVHFVHQSLYYPVTDAAQDTASYREFADGPHLTAKAMAWFWDAYTTSPEERDEITASPLRATLGDLAGLPPALVIVDENDVLRDEGEAYARRLTEAGVPTTSVRYNGTLHDFMMLDPVRDTHAARAATAQAIAVVRTAVHTGKGTS; this comes from the coding sequence ATGAGCAGGCACGTTCTGGAACCGGCGGCGCAGGAGTTCGCCGAAGCCGCCGCCAAGCCGCCGCTGCTGTACGAGCGGGGTGTGGAGGGCGCGCGCAAGCTGCTGGACGACGTCCAGTCCGGCCCGGTCGAGATGCCCGAAGTGCAAGAGAAGTGGCTGACGGTCCCAGCCGGGGCGGGGGACGTGCGGGTGCGCCTGGTCAGGCCGCCTGACACGCCCGGGACGCTGCCGGTGGTCCTTTACGTCCATGGTGGCGGATGGGTCCTGGGCAATGCGGGCACCCACGACCGCCTGGTCCGCGAACTGGCGACCGGCGCCGGTGTCGCTGTGGCGTTCGTGGAGTACGACCGCTCGCCCGAGGCCCGCTACCCGGTGGCGATCGAGCAGGCCTACGCCGCCGCGCAGTGGATCACCGGCGACGGCGCGGCCGAAGGACTCGACGCGTCCCGCATGGCGGTGGCGGGTGACTCGGTGGGCGGCAACATGGCCGCCGCCCTGGCGATCCTGGCCAAACGGCGCCGCGACGTCCACTTCGTGCACCAGTCGCTGTACTACCCGGTCACCGACGCCGCCCAGGACACCGCCAGCTACCGCGAGTTCGCGGACGGACCGCACCTGACCGCCAAGGCCATGGCCTGGTTCTGGGACGCCTACACCACCAGCCCGGAGGAGCGCGACGAGATCACAGCCTCACCTCTGCGCGCCACCCTGGGCGACCTGGCCGGCCTGCCGCCCGCCCTGGTCATCGTGGACGAGAACGACGTCCTGCGCGACGAGGGCGAGGCCTACGCCCGCCGCCTCACCGAGGCGGGCGTCCCCACCACCAGCGTCCGCTACAACGGCACGCTCCACGACTTCATGATGCTCGACCCCGTCCGCGATACCCACGCCGCCCGGGCGGCCACCGCCCAAGCCATCGCGGTCGTCAGGACCGCTGTGCACACCGGAAAGGGAACATCATGA
- a CDS encoding RrF2 family transcriptional regulator, with protein sequence MHLTQSTDLALRVLMLLGARDERRSAAELAESLRVAPQHMAKIVQRLRRDGFVSTTRGRGGGVVLAGGVTDLPVGEIVRVLEGPGEAVECDSPPCPLRGDCRLRGALRAAQEGFLASLNRVRLRELVADPTGPVLLSLAPPASAGAPSPVEEGL encoded by the coding sequence GTGCACCTGACCCAGTCGACCGACCTGGCCCTGCGCGTGCTCATGCTGCTGGGGGCGCGCGACGAGCGGCGCTCCGCCGCCGAACTGGCCGAGAGCCTGCGGGTGGCGCCGCAGCACATGGCCAAGATCGTCCAGCGGCTCCGCAGGGACGGGTTCGTCAGCACGACCCGTGGCCGCGGGGGCGGCGTCGTCCTCGCCGGCGGGGTGACCGACCTCCCGGTCGGTGAGATCGTCCGCGTGCTGGAAGGCCCCGGCGAAGCGGTCGAATGCGACAGCCCGCCCTGCCCGCTGCGCGGCGACTGCCGCCTGCGCGGAGCGCTGCGGGCGGCGCAGGAGGGCTTCCTGGCGTCGCTGAACCGGGTGCGGCTGCGCGAACTGGTGGCCGATCCGACCGGACCGGTCCTGCTGTCCCTGGCGCCGCCGGCGTCCGCCGGCGCGCCGTCCCCCGTAGAGGAGGGTCTCTGA
- a CDS encoding alpha/beta fold hydrolase codes for MSTSEKPVVVLVHGAFAESASWNRVIQRLHGRGLRAVAAANPLRDLAGDAVYVRDVIRAVDRPVVLVGHSYAGMVISQAAAGEPAVRSLVYVGAFTPDPGESALQLSGKFEGSTLGEALVAYPVGSGGNEFRIDEEKYHHQFCADLDADEAALMAATQRPVTEKALTDGLETDEPAWRTRPSWFVFGGSDRNIPAEAIRFMADRASSRGTREIPGASHAVAASQPDAVAATIIEAADHEQG; via the coding sequence ATGAGCACCTCCGAGAAGCCCGTCGTCGTCCTCGTCCACGGAGCCTTCGCCGAGTCGGCCAGCTGGAACCGCGTCATCCAGCGCCTGCACGGCCGCGGGCTGCGCGCCGTCGCGGCGGCCAACCCGCTGCGCGACCTGGCGGGCGACGCCGTCTATGTCCGGGACGTGATCCGCGCCGTCGACCGGCCGGTCGTCCTCGTCGGCCACTCCTACGCCGGCATGGTGATCAGCCAGGCGGCGGCCGGCGAGCCGGCCGTCCGCTCCCTGGTCTACGTCGGCGCCTTCACCCCCGACCCCGGTGAGAGCGCCCTCCAGCTGTCGGGCAAGTTCGAGGGCAGCACGCTCGGTGAGGCGCTGGTGGCCTACCCGGTCGGGTCCGGCGGCAACGAGTTCCGGATCGACGAGGAGAAGTACCACCACCAGTTCTGCGCCGACCTGGACGCCGACGAGGCCGCCCTGATGGCGGCGACCCAGCGCCCGGTGACCGAGAAGGCGCTGACCGACGGGCTGGAGACGGACGAGCCGGCCTGGCGGACCCGGCCGTCGTGGTTCGTCTTCGGCGGGAGCGACCGCAACATCCCGGCCGAGGCGATCCGGTTCATGGCCGACCGCGCCTCCTCGCGCGGCACCCGGGAGATCCCCGGCGCGTCGCACGCCGTCGCCGCCTCCCAGCCCGACGCCGTGGCCGCCACCATCATCGAGGCCGCCGACCACGAGCAGGGCTGA
- a CDS encoding CDGSH iron-sulfur domain-containing protein, with protein sequence MTWQTGDAMATEDTYALCRCGRSAAKPLCDGTHREIGFREAGPGAEPRPAGDGGTTEKGRKA encoded by the coding sequence CTGACCTGGCAGACCGGCGACGCCATGGCCACCGAGGACACCTACGCGCTGTGCCGCTGCGGCCGTTCGGCGGCCAAGCCGCTGTGCGACGGAACCCACCGAGAGATCGGCTTCCGTGAGGCCGGGCCCGGCGCAGAGCCCCGCCCGGCCGGTGACGGGGGCACCACCGAGAAGGGGAGGAAAGCATGA
- a CDS encoding oxygenase MpaB family protein, with translation MTEYTDRYMDALRLKGDPLADATVEALFGTGEVGRYNTLMRWFTTSGQALPEGLPDAARDYLHATATPPDWIDWGVMEQARQFFLDNDVHVSTALSFAAMPACYVVPHVAKLLSATHSLAYPSRRMAETGQFTVYLMQPDAFQAGGRFLPAAQKVRLLHASIRRHLKEEGRWPEPVAICQEDMLGGLMMFSIQVLDALHRMGVHITAEGADAYYYAWRVVGTILGIDLGTIPPDLPAAREFSDRYMVRHMGPSPEGAHLTRQLIDMYEQVVPGTLLDPIVPALIRYLVGDTSADWLQVPRTRFDSLIGLAPALLGALEWVEDRGPWAEYISDRLGHLVTMLELSSLTRGRVMHYAIPQELKSDFGVPSKNARWTPPGPAL, from the coding sequence ATGACTGAGTACACCGACCGGTACATGGACGCTCTGCGGCTGAAGGGCGACCCGCTCGCCGACGCGACCGTCGAAGCCCTGTTCGGCACGGGGGAGGTGGGCAGGTACAACACCCTCATGCGCTGGTTCACGACCTCCGGGCAGGCGCTCCCCGAGGGCCTGCCCGACGCGGCGCGCGACTACCTGCACGCCACCGCGACCCCGCCGGACTGGATCGACTGGGGCGTCATGGAACAGGCGCGGCAGTTCTTCCTCGACAACGACGTCCACGTCTCCACCGCCCTGTCGTTCGCGGCGATGCCGGCCTGCTACGTCGTCCCGCACGTGGCCAAGCTGCTGTCGGCCACGCACTCGCTGGCCTACCCCTCGCGCCGGATGGCCGAGACGGGGCAGTTCACCGTCTACCTCATGCAGCCCGACGCGTTCCAGGCCGGCGGGCGGTTCCTCCCCGCGGCGCAGAAGGTCCGGCTGCTGCACGCCTCCATCCGCCGGCACCTGAAGGAGGAGGGCCGCTGGCCCGAGCCCGTCGCGATCTGCCAGGAGGACATGCTCGGCGGGCTGATGATGTTCAGCATCCAGGTCCTGGACGCCCTGCACCGCATGGGCGTCCACATCACCGCCGAAGGCGCGGACGCCTACTACTACGCCTGGCGCGTCGTCGGCACCATCCTCGGGATCGACCTCGGCACCATCCCCCCGGACCTCCCGGCGGCCCGGGAGTTCTCCGACCGGTACATGGTGCGCCACATGGGCCCCTCCCCCGAGGGGGCGCACCTGACGCGGCAGCTGATCGACATGTATGAGCAGGTCGTGCCCGGGACGCTGCTCGACCCGATCGTGCCCGCGCTCATCCGCTACCTCGTCGGCGACACGTCCGCGGACTGGCTCCAGGTGCCGCGCACGCGGTTCGACTCCCTCATCGGGCTCGCCCCGGCCCTGCTGGGCGCGCTGGAATGGGTCGAGGACCGCGGGCCGTGGGCCGAGTACATCTCCGACCGGCTCGGCCACCTGGTCACCATGCTGGAACTGTCGTCCCTGACGCGGGGGCGCGTCATGCACTACGCCATCCCCCAGGAACTCAAGTCCGACTTCGGGGTGCCCTCGAAGAACGCCCGCTGGACCCCGCCCGGCCCTGCTCTCTGA
- a CDS encoding hemerythrin domain-containing protein: MSERSEAAPGDVVDLLLRQHAEIRQLFDRVEAAAGHERAEAFDRLRRLLAVHETAEEEVLHPYARRHIDRGQEVVDARLAEENQAKQLLSDADYFGPRSSDFLQRLGDLRLSVLDHARHEEEEEFPEIRRHAGEKDLRRMATAVKAAEAVAPTRPHVGFESAPANLVAGPFAAVADRTRDAIRRAVGRQRE; encoded by the coding sequence ATGAGTGAGCGATCAGAAGCCGCGCCCGGCGACGTCGTCGACCTCCTGCTGAGGCAGCACGCGGAGATCCGGCAGCTGTTCGACCGGGTCGAGGCCGCCGCCGGGCACGAGCGGGCCGAGGCCTTCGACCGGCTGCGCCGGTTGCTGGCCGTGCACGAGACCGCCGAGGAGGAGGTCCTGCACCCCTACGCCCGCCGTCACATCGACCGGGGCCAGGAGGTGGTCGACGCTCGCCTGGCCGAGGAGAACCAGGCCAAGCAGCTCCTGTCGGACGCCGACTACTTCGGCCCGAGGAGTTCCGACTTCCTCCAGCGGCTCGGCGACCTGCGCCTGTCCGTCTTGGACCACGCCCGGCACGAGGAGGAAGAGGAGTTCCCCGAGATCCGGCGGCATGCCGGCGAGAAGGATCTGCGCAGGATGGCCACCGCGGTGAAGGCCGCCGAGGCCGTGGCCCCCACCCGCCCGCACGTCGGGTTCGAGTCCGCCCCCGCCAACCTGGTCGCCGGGCCGTTCGCCGCCGTCGCCGACCGCACCCGGGACGCGATCCGCAGGGCCGTCGGCAGGCAGCGGGAGTGA